The Pseudomonas sp. G2-4 genome window below encodes:
- the xthA gene encoding exodeoxyribonuclease III encodes MKIVSFNINGLRARPHQLAALIEKHQPDVIGLQETKVHDEQFPLAEVQALGYHVHYHGQKGHYGVALLSRQAPLTLHKGFEGDDEDAQRRFIWGTFADANGVPVTIMNGYFPQGESRDHPTKFPAKERFYNDLQQLLESRFSNDQPVVVMGDVNISPEDCDIGIGPDNMKRWLKTGKCSFLPEEREWMARLKNWGLVDSFRHLNPDVADRFSWFDYRSRGFEDEPKRGLRIDLILTSHGLLPRIKDAGVDYELRGMEKPSDHAPIWLQLS; translated from the coding sequence ATGAAGATCGTCTCCTTCAACATCAATGGGCTGCGCGCCCGTCCCCATCAGCTGGCGGCGCTGATCGAGAAGCATCAGCCGGACGTGATCGGCCTGCAGGAAACCAAGGTCCACGACGAACAATTCCCCCTGGCCGAGGTTCAAGCCCTGGGTTACCACGTGCATTACCACGGGCAAAAAGGCCACTACGGCGTCGCCCTGCTCTCCCGTCAGGCGCCACTGACCCTGCACAAAGGCTTCGAGGGCGACGACGAAGACGCCCAGCGGCGATTTATCTGGGGCACCTTCGCCGATGCCAACGGCGTGCCGGTGACCATCATGAATGGTTATTTCCCACAAGGTGAAAGCCGCGACCACCCGACCAAATTTCCGGCCAAGGAACGTTTCTACAACGATCTGCAGCAACTGCTGGAAAGCCGCTTCAGCAATGACCAGCCCGTGGTAGTGATGGGGGACGTGAACATTTCCCCGGAAGACTGCGACATCGGCATCGGCCCGGACAACATGAAGCGCTGGCTGAAAACCGGCAAATGCAGCTTCCTGCCGGAAGAACGCGAGTGGATGGCCCGCCTGAAGAACTGGGGCCTGGTGGACAGTTTCCGCCACCTGAACCCGGACGTCGCCGACCGCTTCAGCTGGTTCGACTACCGCAGCCGCGGCTTCGAAGACGAGCCCAAGCGTGGCCTGCGCATCGACCTGATCCTCACCTCCCATGGCCTGCTGCCACGGATCAAGGACGCCGGCGTGGACTATGAGCTGCGGGGCATGGAGAAGCCTTCGGACCATGCGCCGATCTGGTTGCAACTGAGCTGA
- a CDS encoding GNAT family N-acetyltransferase, which yields MPETATAIADIHMLDSGYSREARSLLYQAYRHEPTFSFLFESERPGYEHRVRATVRELVKQHFLQDLPAIGLLVNDRLIGIALIAPPQRRLGITESWAWRLRMVLSTGFRCTRRYLDYHAAVAACLPSDAVHVLPLLGVHPQFQGQHFGEQLLEAVHNWCAVDENSQGVVLDTGNPRYLEFYKRQGYEEIGEIAVGPVREHVFFHANPQVLQSATA from the coding sequence ATGCCTGAAACCGCCACCGCCATTGCCGACATTCATATGCTCGACAGCGGTTACTCCCGAGAAGCGCGTTCATTGCTGTATCAGGCTTATCGACATGAGCCGACCTTCAGCTTTCTGTTTGAATCCGAGCGGCCCGGCTATGAGCATCGGGTACGGGCCACGGTGCGTGAGCTGGTCAAGCAGCATTTTCTCCAGGATCTGCCGGCCATCGGCCTGTTGGTCAATGACCGTTTGATTGGCATCGCCCTGATCGCTCCACCGCAACGGCGACTGGGTATCACCGAAAGCTGGGCCTGGCGCCTGCGCATGGTGTTGAGTACCGGTTTTCGCTGCACCCGGCGCTACCTGGACTACCACGCGGCGGTAGCGGCCTGCCTGCCGTCGGACGCAGTCCATGTGTTGCCGCTGCTGGGGGTTCATCCACAGTTTCAAGGCCAACACTTTGGCGAACAGCTACTCGAGGCGGTGCACAACTGGTGTGCGGTGGACGAAAACTCCCAAGGCGTCGTGCTAGACACCGGCAACCCACGTTACCTGGAGTTTTATAAACGCCAGGGCTACGAAGAAATCGGTGAAATTGCGGTAGGACCCGTCCGCGAACATGTGTTCTTTCACGCCAATCCCCAAGTCTTGCAAAGCGCAACAGCGTAA
- a CDS encoding autotransporter assembly complex family protein, whose translation MNFPGRITSGALLLSLSCAALAQSELDVRVKPSNDELKANVEGYIGGVGDRDEEALLRFSRGAEEQARKAAQALGYYQPQIDSEVKGGKVPRLVLTIDPGEPVHLRDVTVRIDGPAASLKAFRVPDNAALKPGAVLNHGRYEDAKRLIQNQASRYGFFSGRFVSQKLRVDPQAGIADIELIYDSGPRYTLGPVHFEGDTPLDEDLLQRMVPFKAGTAYDSELIAELNQDLQSSGYFEGVRVDAAPTAATDNVIPVAVKLDTRKPRTMGLGLGFSTDVGPRAKANWTRHWVNAQGHSYGWETEVSAPRQNVGLWYDVPLDPPLTDKLRYAGGYQYEELADTDSLSKLLTVGPEWHSKLPSGWQRVVSLKWQREEYRLGDDAGLSTLLMPGVSYSYLRSDNRIDPHNGYRLQFDTKVAKEGLGSDNNLLYGTAMVKGLTTVFDKHRLLARAQVGGSATNGYKSIPPSLRFFAGGDQSVRGYDYQSLSPENSEGDRIGGRYMVAGSLEYQYSIAEKWRVATFVDQGNSFNSLELPSLKTGVGVGVRWVSPVGPIRLDLAHALDDEGGIRLHFSMGPEL comes from the coding sequence ATGAATTTCCCAGGACGAATAACCAGTGGCGCGCTCTTGCTGTCCCTCAGCTGCGCGGCACTGGCACAAAGTGAATTGGATGTACGGGTCAAGCCGTCCAACGACGAACTCAAGGCCAACGTAGAGGGTTACATTGGCGGCGTGGGCGATCGTGACGAAGAGGCCTTGCTGCGCTTCAGTCGTGGCGCCGAGGAACAAGCGCGCAAAGCCGCCCAGGCGCTGGGCTATTACCAGCCGCAGATTGACAGCGAGGTCAAGGGCGGCAAGGTCCCGCGCCTGGTGCTGACCATCGACCCCGGCGAGCCTGTGCATTTGCGCGATGTCACGGTGCGCATCGATGGCCCGGCGGCATCGCTCAAAGCCTTTCGCGTGCCTGATAATGCCGCCCTCAAGCCCGGCGCGGTGCTCAACCATGGCCGTTACGAGGACGCCAAGCGGTTGATCCAGAACCAGGCTTCGCGTTACGGCTTTTTCAGCGGGCGCTTCGTCAGCCAGAAATTGCGCGTGGATCCCCAGGCGGGGATCGCCGACATCGAGTTGATCTACGACAGCGGCCCGCGCTATACCCTGGGCCCCGTGCACTTCGAAGGCGACACCCCACTGGACGAAGACCTGCTGCAACGCATGGTGCCGTTCAAGGCGGGCACCGCGTACGATTCCGAACTGATTGCCGAGCTCAACCAGGACCTGCAATCGAGCGGTTATTTCGAAGGTGTCCGGGTGGATGCGGCGCCCACTGCGGCCACCGATAACGTGATCCCGGTGGCGGTCAAGCTCGACACCCGCAAGCCGCGCACCATGGGCCTGGGCTTGGGGTTCTCCACCGACGTTGGCCCACGGGCCAAGGCCAATTGGACGCGCCACTGGGTCAATGCCCAGGGCCACAGTTACGGCTGGGAGACGGAAGTGTCGGCGCCCCGGCAGAACGTCGGCCTGTGGTACGACGTGCCGTTGGACCCGCCGCTGACCGACAAACTGCGCTACGCCGGCGGTTATCAATATGAAGAACTGGCCGACACTGACAGCCTCAGCAAACTGCTGACCGTGGGCCCGGAATGGCATAGCAAGTTGCCCAGCGGTTGGCAACGGGTCGTGTCGCTCAAGTGGCAACGAGAAGAGTATCGCCTCGGCGATGATGCGGGCCTGAGTACGCTGCTGATGCCCGGCGTCAGTTATTCCTACCTGCGCAGTGACAACCGCATCGACCCCCATAACGGGTATCGCCTGCAATTCGATACCAAGGTGGCCAAGGAAGGACTTGGGTCGGATAACAACCTTTTGTATGGCACCGCCATGGTCAAGGGCCTGACCACGGTGTTTGACAAACATCGTCTGCTGGCCCGGGCCCAGGTCGGCGGCAGCGCCACCAATGGCTACAAATCCATTCCGCCGTCCCTGCGCTTTTTCGCCGGTGGCGACCAGAGCGTGCGCGGTTACGACTACCAGAGCCTGTCGCCGGAAAACTCCGAAGGTGATCGTATCGGCGGTCGCTACATGGTGGCCGGCAGCCTCGAATATCAATATTCAATCGCCGAGAAATGGCGGGTGGCGACCTTCGTCGACCAAGGCAACTCCTTCAACAGCCTTGAACTGCCGAGCCTCAAGACTGGCGTCGGCGTTGGTGTGCGTTGGGTGTCGCCGGTGGGCCCGATCCGCCTCGACCTGGCCCATGCGCTGGACGACGAGGGCGGCATTCGCTTGCACTTTTCCATGGGGCCCGAGCTGTGA
- a CDS encoding translocation/assembly module TamB domain-containing protein, which translates to MKRGLKITLLALAGLLVALMLALSVVLGTAVGSRWALGLVPGLSVENFQGRLGGQWSADHLLWQQDSSRVELDRLIFAWSPLCLARMTLCIEQLKADEVSLQFPPSADESSSGPITLPDLDLPVAIELGEVQIGSLLFNGSEQLKGLQLAAHWTAQGLQIDSVQLQRDELSLKLSGLLKPGGDWPLNAEGQLTLPAPGATPWRLDLKVDGNLLKTLNLNADSSGYLQGRLVGELQPLADNLPAKVRITADGFKASADLPDTLVLNQVELTGEGDLKNGYQLLGKATLPAEKGPVALLLQGKVDANGAQIAGLDLNAGDQQSLKLTGELDWREGLSAEAKIAWLDFPWHRLYPLIDEPQVTLRSFNGEVSYTDGKYLGNFQAALDGPAGAFSLDSPFSGDLTQIFLPQLKLAAGQGKAEGHLNLQFADGIAWDTALQFSAINPAYWLGELPGTLAGPLRSKGSMKNDNLSLDADLDLKGKLRGQPALLQAKASGAGEQWNLSTLDIRLGDNRINGTGSLQQKLSGQIDIKLARLAQLWPQLRGQVMGRVDVAGTLKAPQGKLGLQGTQLAFQDNRLQSLNLDASLDSAQRGKVDLKASGIRADETSLGVLTVSGQGDIKQQKLNLDLQGPQLDTTLALDGALDQGNWRGRLASANVQAGGQAWRLQAPAKLERLANGTLNVGAHCWRSGQASLCGEDQRLMPEPKLRYHLKQFPIESLAQWMPKDFAWQGQLNADLQLDLPASGPNGRIQVDANGGTLRIRDKEQWLDFPYQTLMLDSRLTPKRIDTQLNFVGAKLGELMLQAQINPLPASKPLSGSFRLTGLDLSVARPFLPMVETLTGHLNGSGTLSGGLLAPQVNGNLVLSDGEVSGPELPISLEALQVRAMITGEAVQLNGDWKSGKSGRGSLSGRIAWDEALTMDLALKGSQLPVTVEPYAMLDVAPDLHITMQGERLSIAGKVLVPKGEITIRELPPSTVKVSDDTVIVGHQTEEGKTPLAMAMDIDVIVGQEKLAFSGFGLTANVQGQVHIGDNMDTRGELWLNDGRYRAYGQRLTVRRARLLFAGPIDQPYLDIEAIRQTDDVVAGIRLSGSAEQPTTQIFSEPAMSQEQALSYLVLGRPLSTTGEDNNMLAQAALGLGLMGSSGVTTSLASNLGIEDFQLDTQGSGDTTSVVASGNLSEKLSLRYGVGVFEPANTIALRYKLSKRVYLEAASGVASSLDIFYKRDF; encoded by the coding sequence GTGAAACGTGGTTTGAAGATAACGTTGCTGGCGCTCGCCGGGTTGCTGGTGGCGCTCATGCTGGCCTTGAGCGTTGTGCTCGGCACAGCCGTCGGCAGTCGTTGGGCCCTTGGCCTGGTGCCAGGGTTGAGCGTGGAGAATTTCCAGGGGCGCCTGGGGGGACAGTGGAGCGCCGATCATCTGTTATGGCAGCAGGACAGCAGCCGGGTGGAGCTGGATCGGCTGATATTCGCCTGGTCGCCGTTGTGCCTGGCGCGCATGACGCTGTGCATCGAGCAGCTCAAGGCCGACGAGGTCAGCCTGCAATTCCCGCCGTCTGCCGATGAGTCAAGCAGCGGGCCGATCACCTTGCCGGACCTGGACTTGCCGGTCGCCATTGAATTGGGCGAGGTGCAGATTGGCAGCCTGTTGTTCAACGGCAGCGAACAGCTCAAGGGCCTGCAACTGGCCGCCCACTGGACCGCCCAGGGCCTGCAGATCGACTCGGTGCAATTGCAACGTGATGAGCTGAGCCTGAAGCTCTCCGGGTTGCTGAAACCGGGCGGCGACTGGCCTTTGAACGCCGAGGGCCAGCTCACGTTGCCGGCACCGGGTGCCACGCCCTGGCGGCTGGACCTGAAAGTCGACGGCAATCTGCTCAAGACCCTCAACCTCAACGCCGACAGCAGCGGCTACCTGCAAGGCCGTTTGGTCGGTGAGCTGCAACCGTTGGCCGACAACTTGCCGGCCAAGGTGCGCATCACCGCCGACGGCTTCAAGGCCAGTGCCGACCTGCCCGATACCCTGGTGCTCAATCAGGTGGAGCTGACCGGCGAGGGCGATCTGAAAAACGGCTATCAGCTGCTCGGCAAGGCCACGCTGCCCGCCGAGAAAGGGCCGGTGGCGTTGTTGCTACAAGGCAAGGTGGATGCCAATGGGGCCCAGATCGCCGGTCTGGACCTGAATGCCGGTGACCAGCAAAGCCTCAAGCTCACCGGTGAGTTGGACTGGCGCGAAGGCCTGAGCGCCGAAGCGAAAATCGCCTGGCTGGATTTTCCCTGGCATCGCCTTTATCCGCTGATCGACGAGCCGCAAGTGACGCTGCGCAGCTTCAACGGCGAGGTGTCCTATACCGACGGCAAATACCTAGGCAATTTCCAGGCTGCGTTGGACGGCCCGGCTGGGGCCTTCAGCCTGGACAGCCCGTTCAGCGGTGACCTGACGCAGATTTTCTTGCCGCAGCTCAAGCTCGCCGCCGGGCAGGGCAAGGCTGAAGGGCACCTGAACCTGCAGTTCGCCGACGGCATCGCCTGGGACACGGCGCTGCAATTCTCGGCGATCAACCCGGCGTACTGGCTTGGCGAGCTGCCCGGCACCCTGGCCGGACCGCTGCGCAGCAAGGGCTCGATGAAAAACGACAACCTCAGCCTCGATGCGGACCTCGACCTCAAGGGCAAACTGCGCGGCCAACCGGCGTTGCTCCAGGCCAAGGCCAGTGGTGCGGGTGAGCAGTGGAACCTCAGTACGCTGGATATCCGCCTGGGGGATAACCGCATCAACGGCACCGGCAGCCTGCAACAGAAACTCAGCGGCCAGATCGACATCAAGCTGGCGCGCCTGGCCCAGCTCTGGCCGCAATTGCGCGGCCAAGTCATGGGCCGTGTCGACGTGGCCGGAACGCTCAAGGCCCCCCAAGGCAAGCTCGGCCTGCAAGGCACGCAACTGGCGTTCCAGGACAACCGCCTGCAAAGCCTGAACCTGGACGCGAGCCTCGACAGCGCGCAGCGCGGCAAGGTCGACCTCAAGGCCAGCGGTATCCGCGCTGACGAAACTTCACTGGGCGTCCTGACGGTCAGCGGGCAGGGCGACATCAAGCAGCAAAAGTTGAACCTGGACCTGCAGGGACCGCAACTCGACACGACCCTGGCGCTCGATGGCGCGCTCGACCAAGGCAACTGGCGCGGACGCCTGGCCAGCGCAAACGTGCAGGCCGGCGGTCAAGCCTGGCGCTTGCAGGCCCCGGCGAAGCTGGAACGCCTGGCCAATGGCACACTTAACGTGGGCGCCCATTGCTGGCGTTCCGGCCAGGCCAGCCTGTGTGGCGAAGACCAGCGTCTGATGCCGGAGCCGAAGCTGCGCTATCACCTCAAGCAGTTTCCCATCGAAAGCCTGGCCCAGTGGATGCCCAAGGATTTTGCCTGGCAGGGCCAGCTCAACGCTGACCTGCAATTGGATCTGCCGGCCAGCGGTCCGAACGGTCGGATCCAGGTGGATGCCAACGGCGGCACCCTGCGGATCCGGGACAAAGAGCAGTGGCTGGATTTCCCGTATCAAACCTTGATGCTCGACAGCCGCCTGACCCCCAAGCGCATCGACACCCAGCTGAATTTCGTTGGCGCCAAGCTTGGCGAATTGATGCTCCAGGCGCAGATCAACCCGCTGCCGGCCAGCAAGCCTTTGAGCGGCTCGTTCCGCCTGACGGGCCTGGACTTGTCGGTGGCCCGGCCGTTCCTGCCGATGGTGGAAACCCTCACCGGCCATCTGAACGGCAGCGGGACGTTGTCCGGTGGTTTGCTGGCGCCCCAGGTCAACGGCAACCTGGTGCTCAGCGACGGCGAAGTGTCTGGCCCGGAACTGCCCATCAGCCTCGAAGCCTTGCAGGTACGGGCGATGATTACCGGCGAAGCGGTGCAACTCAACGGTGACTGGAAAAGTGGCAAGAGCGGTCGGGGCAGCCTGAGCGGGCGCATCGCCTGGGACGAGGCGCTGACGATGGACCTGGCCCTCAAGGGCTCGCAACTGCCGGTCACTGTCGAGCCTTATGCCATGTTGGACGTGGCGCCGGACCTTCATATCACGATGCAGGGCGAGCGGCTCTCCATCGCTGGCAAGGTCCTGGTGCCCAAGGGCGAGATCACCATCCGTGAACTGCCGCCGTCTACCGTCAAAGTGTCGGATGACACGGTGATCGTCGGCCACCAGACCGAAGAGGGCAAAACGCCGCTGGCCATGGCGATGGACATCGACGTGATCGTCGGCCAGGAGAAGCTCGCGTTTTCCGGGTTTGGGCTGACGGCCAATGTGCAGGGACAAGTCCACATCGGCGACAACATGGACACCCGCGGCGAACTCTGGCTCAACGACGGTCGCTACCGGGCCTATGGGCAACGGCTGACGGTGCGGCGGGCGCGGCTGCTGTTCGCCGGGCCCATTGACCAGCCCTATCTGGACATCGAGGCGATCCGCCAGACCGACGACGTGGTTGCCGGTATCCGCTTGAGCGGCAGCGCCGAACAGCCGACCACGCAAATCTTCTCGGAACCGGCCATGAGCCAGGAGCAGGCCTTGTCCTACCTGGTGCTGGGCCGGCCGCTGAGCACCACGGGCGAGGACAACAACATGCTCGCCCAAGCCGCCTTGGGCCTGGGGTTGATGGGCAGCTCGGGCGTGACCACCAGCCTAGCCAGTAACCTGGGGATCGAGGACTTCCAGCTCGACACCCAGGGCAGCGGCGATACCACCAGCGTGGTGGCCAGCGGCAATCTCTCGGAAAAACTCAGCCTGCGCTATGGCGTCGGCGTGTTCGAACCTGCCAACACCATTGCCCTGCGCTACAAGCTGAGCAAGAGGGTCTACCTCGAAGCCGCCAGCGGCGTCGCCAGCTCCCTGGATATCTTCTACAAGCGCGACTTCTAA
- a CDS encoding MarR family transcriptional regulator, translating into MKHFTPDDFHNCHLGMLLGRAALLKDRIIDTHMEPVGITAAQFKVLIIMAQHGIDTPAELCRYLSLDSGSMTRMLDRLEQKGFLARQRSVDDRRQVLLVLTEAGQALADRLPVIGADAMNQLANAISREELQTLEQILKKILLAAGDPITVLRMGDK; encoded by the coding sequence ATGAAGCATTTCACCCCAGACGATTTCCACAATTGCCATCTCGGCATGCTGCTCGGCCGCGCCGCGCTGCTCAAGGACCGGATCATCGATACCCACATGGAACCCGTCGGCATCACCGCCGCGCAGTTCAAGGTATTGATCATCATGGCCCAGCACGGCATCGACACACCCGCCGAGCTGTGTCGGTACCTGTCCCTGGACAGCGGCTCGATGACCCGGATGCTCGATCGCCTGGAGCAGAAAGGTTTCCTCGCCCGCCAACGCTCGGTGGATGACCGTCGGCAAGTGCTGCTGGTGCTGACCGAAGCCGGCCAGGCCCTGGCGGATCGCCTGCCGGTGATCGGCGCCGATGCCATGAACCAGTTGGCCAACGCCATCAGCCGCGAGGAGCTGCAAACCCTCGAACAGATCCTCAAGAAAATTCTGCTTGCCGCCGGTGATCCCATCACCGTGTTGCGAATGGGGGACAAATGA
- a CDS encoding efflux transporter outer membrane subunit, translating into MKRKTLRARLSLVVLAMSLAGCASYSGLQTEGVSLEAQSLKAGQSLNGVTLSPASWPKSDWWKSLGDPQLDGLIREALRDSPDMQIASARVHQASAAAYAANAARMPTLDASGSVSRSRLARDQDPQGQGGAYSTLRSLSVDFNYNFDLWGGQRAAWEAALGQARAAEIDRQAAQLTLAADVARAYSDLGQAHIIYDLASEDLKRTRQMLDLGKRRLNAGIDSEYQFQQTESLEASADATRIDAEKRLQSARIALAVLLGKGPDRGNEVARPNVLQASAVALPSNLPAELLGRRPDLVAARWRVEAAGKDIEAGKTNFYPNLNLGAAAGVQSLLGDAMFGSASRFFNVAPTVSLPIFDGGRLRADLDARDADYDMAVAQYNKSLVKALGDVSDTINQLRDIARQIGAQQHATDIAQHSYDTVVQRYGSGIGNYLDVLSIEQQLLQSQRQLANLNAEQIDLSIQLMQALGGGFEPQALAAATPASTTPNN; encoded by the coding sequence ATGAAGCGTAAGACCTTGCGTGCCCGCCTGAGCCTGGTGGTGTTGGCCATGAGCCTGGCCGGTTGTGCCAGCTACAGCGGCCTGCAGACCGAAGGCGTCAGCCTTGAAGCCCAGAGTCTCAAGGCTGGGCAATCCCTGAACGGCGTCACCTTGTCGCCGGCCTCATGGCCGAAAAGCGACTGGTGGAAAAGCCTCGGCGACCCACAACTCGACGGGCTGATTCGCGAAGCCTTGCGTGACAGCCCGGACATGCAGATCGCCAGCGCCCGGGTGCATCAGGCCAGTGCCGCGGCTTACGCCGCCAACGCCGCGCGCATGCCGACCCTGGATGCCAGCGGCAGTGTCAGCCGTTCGCGCCTGGCTCGGGATCAGGATCCGCAGGGGCAGGGCGGTGCCTACAGCACCTTGCGTTCGCTGAGTGTCGATTTCAATTACAACTTCGACCTCTGGGGTGGCCAACGGGCCGCCTGGGAAGCCGCCCTGGGCCAGGCCCGTGCCGCCGAGATCGATCGCCAGGCCGCGCAACTGACCCTGGCCGCCGACGTGGCCCGGGCCTACAGCGACCTCGGCCAAGCCCACATCATTTATGACTTGGCCTCCGAAGACCTCAAGCGCACTCGGCAAATGCTTGACCTGGGCAAGCGCCGCCTCAACGCCGGGATCGACAGCGAATACCAGTTCCAGCAGACCGAAAGCCTGGAAGCCAGCGCCGACGCGACCCGCATCGACGCAGAGAAACGCCTGCAAAGCGCCAGGATTGCCCTGGCAGTGTTGCTGGGCAAGGGCCCGGACCGTGGCAATGAAGTCGCCCGGCCCAACGTGCTGCAAGCCAGCGCGGTTGCCCTGCCGTCGAACCTGCCGGCCGAGCTGCTGGGCCGCCGTCCGGACCTGGTCGCGGCGCGTTGGCGGGTCGAGGCGGCGGGCAAGGACATCGAGGCCGGCAAGACCAACTTCTACCCCAACCTCAACTTGGGCGCGGCGGCGGGAGTGCAGTCGCTGCTGGGGGATGCAATGTTCGGCTCGGCCAGTCGCTTCTTCAATGTGGCGCCAACCGTGTCGTTGCCGATTTTCGATGGCGGACGCTTGCGAGCGGACCTGGATGCCCGGGACGCCGACTACGACATGGCGGTGGCGCAGTACAACAAGAGCCTGGTCAAGGCACTTGGGGATGTCAGCGACACCATCAATCAACTGCGCGACATCGCGCGGCAGATCGGCGCCCAGCAACATGCCACCGATATCGCACAGCACTCCTACGACACCGTGGTCCAGCGCTACGGCTCCGGCATCGGGAATTACCTGGACGTGCTGAGCATCGAGCAGCAATTGCTCCAGTCCCAGCGCCAACTGGCGAACCTGAATGCCGAACAGATCGATTTGTCGATCCAGCTGATGCAGGCCCTGGGCGGTGGTTTCGAGCCCCAGGCCCTGGCTGCGGCCACGCCGGCCTCCACCACGCCGAATAACTGA
- a CDS encoding HlyD family efflux transporter periplasmic adaptor subunit — MATAETTQSEPTQDNSNPRKRKVMLVALAVIVILAGVGVWGWHELYGRWNESTDDAYVNGNVVEITPLVTGTVVSIGADDGDLVREGQVLVQFDPSDAQVGLQSAQANLARTVRQVRGLYSNVDGMRAQVNAQEAEVQKAQENYNRRKNLAAGGAISQEELSHARDDLTSAQNALANARQQLKTTSALVDDTVVSSHPDVQAAAAQLRQAYLANARSTLIAPVTGYVAKRTVQLGQRVQPGTALMAVIPLDQLWIDANFKETQLRDMRIGQPVEIEADLYGSDVKYSGTIDSLGAGTGSAFALLPAQNATGNWIKIVQRVPVRIHVNAQELAKHPLRVGLSTQVNVNLHDQSGPVLAQQPPQKASFSTQIYDQQLADADAMITRLIHDNSAGAGKTVQR, encoded by the coding sequence ATGGCCACTGCCGAAACGACTCAATCCGAACCTACTCAAGACAACAGCAACCCGCGCAAGCGCAAGGTCATGCTGGTGGCACTGGCGGTGATCGTCATCCTCGCAGGCGTAGGCGTCTGGGGTTGGCATGAACTGTATGGCCGCTGGAACGAAAGCACCGACGATGCTTATGTGAACGGCAACGTGGTGGAGATCACGCCGCTGGTCACCGGCACTGTGGTGAGCATCGGCGCCGACGACGGTGACCTAGTGCGAGAAGGCCAGGTGCTGGTGCAATTCGACCCAAGCGACGCCCAGGTCGGGCTGCAAAGTGCCCAGGCCAATTTGGCCCGGACCGTGCGTCAGGTGCGTGGCTTGTACAGCAACGTCGACGGCATGCGGGCGCAGGTCAACGCGCAAGAAGCCGAGGTGCAGAAGGCCCAAGAGAACTACAACCGACGCAAGAACCTGGCGGCCGGCGGGGCGATTTCCCAGGAAGAGCTGTCCCACGCCCGGGACGACCTGACCTCGGCGCAAAACGCCCTGGCCAATGCCCGGCAACAGCTCAAGACCACCAGCGCGCTGGTGGATGACACGGTGGTGTCATCCCATCCCGATGTGCAGGCCGCTGCCGCGCAATTGCGCCAGGCGTACCTGGCCAATGCCCGTAGCACCCTGATCGCGCCGGTCACCGGTTATGTCGCCAAACGCACCGTGCAACTGGGTCAGCGGGTGCAGCCGGGCACGGCGCTGATGGCGGTGATCCCGTTGGACCAGCTGTGGATCGACGCCAATTTCAAGGAAACCCAACTGCGCGACATGCGCATCGGCCAACCGGTGGAGATTGAAGCCGACCTGTACGGCAGCGATGTGAAGTACAGCGGCACCATCGACAGCCTCGGCGCCGGGACTGGCAGCGCGTTTGCCTTGCTGCCGGCGCAGAACGCCACCGGTAACTGGATCAAGATCGTCCAGCGGGTGCCGGTGCGCATCCATGTCAATGCCCAGGAGCTGGCCAAGCATCCGTTGCGGGTGGGCCTGTCGACCCAGGTCAACGTCAACCTGCACGACCAGAGCGGCCCGGTACTGGCGCAACAACCACCGCAGAAAGCCTCGTTCAGCACCCAGATATACGACCAGCAACTGGCCGACGCCGACGCGATGATCACGCGACTGATTCACGACAACAGCGCGGGTGCCGGCAAGACGGTGCAGCGCTAG